In Glycine max cultivar Williams 82 chromosome 10, Glycine_max_v4.0, whole genome shotgun sequence, the DNA window aaaatgaatatttaaacaTTATGTAAACCCAATTTCCAGATAGAAacttaaagtaataaaaaaaattataagatgagAAAgtgttatttgatttgagtgttGTTAGTTTGaagatagtatatatatatatatataaaaaaaagagtaaggTGCGATTACGTGTAAAGATTAGACGTGCGTTATTGAGCATCCAACAAACTAAAGTAACAGTTAcaattaaaaagtaaacaagaaaTATCTTAAGCTGTGCCAACCCAAGTGaacaaaatgatatttaaacctataaaaaataatattttattatacatatagttaataattaaaataataatatacaaaatcTTTAAACTATATtctgattaaataaaaaaatacataagaaaatctctttttaaattactttacaGTTTATACCAGAAaaactttctttaaaaaatcacttttatttGACCgtacaaaaatcatttttgattTGTTTCCATTTCCATAGATAtcttaaagaaaagaaacaagatgAAGGGTGACAAGAATGTTAAGTAAAAATAGTGGAGTATCTTCTCTGCTTTCTGTGTTATTGTCTGGCTTTTGGAGCCGATCCAACCAATCATCGCTGGCGCCAAATACAAAATCTCATCCCTTCCCCTTTCTCTTACTGACTCTCTTTGTCACCGGTAATAACTTTTATCCTCTTCTGTTAAATTTGGGGTCCAtccatgtcaattttttttatacatcacCGTCCACTTTCCATCGCCAATTAATTCTTCccctcaatttttttcacttcccTCTCATCTCCCATAATACATGTTTCTTCTataaacatcatcatcaacaacaaacAAAGGTGCATTGGTGGTTGGTTTGTGAGAAATCAGAAATATTTTGTATTGTAATTTGTAGGGTTTGTGAGATGTCGGATGCACCGGCGAGTCCGAGTCACGAGAGTGGTGGCGAGCAGAGCCCTCGCGGCTCGTTGTCCGGCGCGGCTAGAGAGCAGGACCGGTACCTTCCCATTGCCAACATCAGCCGCATCATGAAGAAGGCTCTGCCTCCCAATGGCAAGATTGCGAAggatgcaaaagacacaatgcaaGAATGCGTTTCTGAATTCATCAGCTTCATTACCAGCGAGTGAGTCAGTTATTAGCAACTATACATATCCAGTTATCGATatcaaatgttttttgttttttagctcaaaatgttttttaatgtaaagctgcagttttttaatttttattttttggggattGGGGGTTCtgagaattttttaattactgaaTTCCACGCACGTGGTTATTATGACTTGCAGGGCGAGTGAGAAATGCCagaaggagaagagaaagaCAATCAATGGAGACGATTTACTATGGGCCATGGCAACTTTAGGGTTTGAAGACTACATTGAGCCGCTTAAGGTGTACCTGGCTAGGTACAGAGaggtaatatttcttttttcttggtaTATTTTTTGAGGGTTTCtgtcagtttttttttagttgatataTGTTAGAACTTGAGGAGAAAATTTGATAATTGGAATAATCTAAATTGAATCCTTGTCTGATGCATCTGGCTCTCTTGAATTGTAGAATctagatatacatataaaaGACGATTTTATTCTTGAGTAAATTACACTAACTACTCCTGAGGTTTTGTGAAATTACATAAACTTCCcatttttcatttccttttccATCTCGAGGTGTGGGTTGGTGTTTGGTTAGATGAGCTGGGTGGGTGGGAAACCTGGTAATTACTGGATCTGTACATTCTCATCCTCCTCTCTTCATTTTAATGTTGAAGTTTTGATAATGTTCCTTATGCCTTTATAATTATctgatctttttttctttctttcttattattTGGTTGGTGATTTTGAAATGTCCATGATATCACAGGCGGAGGTTAGTTAATTCTCCCCTTGGCttaattgtgttatttggtTGTTTATCTTGGACTATTTTGCCAATGGAAATGTTAATGTTTGCAAACACAAATTCTTTATAGGGTGACACTAAAGGATCTGCTAGAAGTGGTGATGGATCTGCTAGACCAGATCAAGTTGGCCTTGCAGGTCAAAATGCTCAGGTGTGGTTTCATAACCTTTTTGgagttttatttttggtttaacaATTTTTATTCTTGTGATATTTTGTTGATGTAAATATGGTTTGGTTCATTAGTTAATACGTACTTTGTCTGCACTGTTGGTTTATGTTTCTGGCAGCTTGTTCATCAGGGTTCGCTGAACTATATTGGTTTGCAGGTAATAGCCTTTCTTTCCATCTCTCTTGAATGCACAAATGCTCAAATTGTTTTTATAGCAAACACATGCAAGCTCAATTATGGACATTCAGAAAACATAGTGTTACTAGATGTTTACTTAATCACTGCATGGTATTATAGTGTTACTACGTGTTTACTTAATACTGCTGACAATGTGCCAAACCAGTGGGAGTGTGGGACATTAGCGTTTATTTCCCCAGCTCTGGATGTCATGAACTCATGATAATGTGAAGACAAAAGAGATAAGTCAGCGTAATAATGTGCTATGTCAGTTACACACACATTCTCTGTTATATTGCATAGAGATAAAGTGATTTAcaagttttatttgtttagataaaaggaaaaaaaaatcatcaagacagagaagaaaattaCGATGAATTTGGTGGGTAAGGAATACtccataaataaaaatgaaaaagaaaaaaaaattaagaataatgaAAACTTCAATGGGGTAAGGCTATCCAATCCCTCTGCATATTTGACAACCCCCCTTAAACATACAATATGTTTTGAGTGTGTCAGTAGTTTACCCTTAAACTTGAAAAGGGACAGGAAATTGTTGATGGATTCTCCTGTGTTCCACACTCTTGTTCTTTTAAATTGAGTTactatcttcttctttttttcattttagttgcAGAGAGTTTCAATttccttttatattattaacacAACTTCAGGTtctttgaacattttttttttgtttgaggcATGTTTTAAAAACCAGATTGGTCATTGAAATGGTGAAAACACTGATTAAAGGTTCAATGGTCTAACTGAGGTTAAACcgactataatttttttatatttttagtataatatATAAAGCAGTGTTaaacgaaaaaaaataataatatgcataatttcataatactaaaaattaaacttcactTAAAAATTTCATAACTCATAACCATGGGGTTGTACACACTTCAGTGATTTTTTCATCTTGAAAGGAATTGGTCATTAGTTGTCAACTGAGAAATACCTTTGATGCACACACATAGTCACACCCCTGAAATGTGCAGTTATCTGAGTTGTTCTAGGGATTTGAGACTTCCATTGTATAatagcttttttattttaaaattgtatttcttGTCTATGTACTTTGATTTACTAGCTTATGTTTTAGGATTGATTGTTATCGACTGATTGTCGAGTTGTTTtattctccctctctctcttttctttttggttttcatCAAGGATATCTCCCAACTGATTGTCAGAGATTAATTCCTTTTGAAGTGTAGAGATCACTAGTAAAGTCTTCTCCGTACACATTGCTAGGAATCAAATCCTTGACAACATGTTTAAGGAACCCAACTATCTACTAGCCTACTAACTATGCTGGACCTTGTTGGTTGTTCTCCCTCTCTTCTAATAATATcccctttctctctttttccaaATTTGTTCTGCCCTCTCTATTAGTCTATTGTTTCTCCTCATCGAACGTGATAGTTAAGTTCTGTGCACATGATTACCTACTCCATCCTTTGCAAAACTCCCCAGATCTGTTCAGAAGTGAGTTATCGTAGTGTTGAATGATGACTGTCCCAAATTTGTAGGTACTTTGTTGAagatatagaaaaatataataattcttTAGCcctttctataaataaaatatggatgGGCTCATTGGAGTCTGTGACAACAGAAGGTTATGAGATTGTTTCTTTGATTCATTATAAAGTtggtttatttttaaacatCGTACAATAGTTTAGCCTTTCAGCATTAAATACAAGGCATTGGTGATTTCAGGTTTTTTGCGGTGCCTAAATTGGAAATCATTTGCTAATTACCTGAATACTTGTCTTAATATTGTCCTTCGGCTAAAGTCTAGGATGATACTTATGTTACATAAGccaaaatataattcataatgGCAAAAGTAGATTGCTCAGTATTCCTTATGTTTTTGCATGCTTCATCCTATGAGTCCTTGTTCTTTGATGATCAAATGCTACTCGTTTTGTTAATCATGGTGTTTTTAACAATTAAGATTGGTTGGGCATAGGAATTCAAATGCTTGTTCAAGTGAATAGTGTGATTTCTTTGCTTTCAGTCGTATGCTAAGAACATCTCTTCTACCTTCTCTCTTGAGACTAATGATATTTTCTTAATCTGTTGGGATTTGCAGGTGCAACCACAACATCTGGTTATGCCTTCAATGCAAGGCCATGAATAGTTTAGATGCTTCTACGCATCTTATTTATTTCCCTTGAATGCTTGTACGCATGGAATGGGTGGAAACAATGGTTTGGTGATTTAATATTTAGGTTCTCGTTTAGAAGGCATCAGTGTCAGAATTTTGTTACGGTACTAAGGTAGATTTTTATTAATACATTATACATGTCATATTTAGCTGCCTGACCAACTCAAGGGAGAGATGTGTTTGGGGTTATTGCATGTGATTCGCCATGTAGCTTGTCATGGTGAGAAGCACTTgctttgagtgttttctttagattattatataatatataatatttgcaGACACTGCATTTGTTAGTTTATTTAGTTTAGGCCATACAGTTTGCTTCTCTCTTaatgatgtaaaaaatattCACTTGTCATTCATCTAGAAAATTCGTAATAGTGTAATAGAATCTTTAAAGACTTGCTACACagtaatccaaaaaaaaaaaagagactgcTACAcgactttttaatttttcatatttttttcacaattgTATGAGTCTGGTAATGGTTGCACTCTCCTATGCAGTTCTGATTATGCTCATTCAATAGACGAGGACTCAATGGTTTTCAATTTCATATGTTGTTTCAGATTTATTTCTAGACGTGGGAATTTTGTGAATTCAATGTCCACCATACATAGACCCATGTACTCGGTTCATCAAGAGAATCCTTTTAAATTGTTTATATgcaagtattttgttttttaacatatttcgAATGACTCCTAGTTTTATTTCCTCAGTTGtttacaatatttatatttatttccttAATCAGATTCCTTatcaaatgattattttatttaacactttttataaattattaaatattttaagatggtATAGTATCGCATGTATAAAATATAGCGTGGCCACTTTACATAACATgtacaattgtttttttttttttttgccttagaCACCTTACATTGATAATTGTAaatgtcatgtaaataaaactTAATGCCGTAATGCCATTAAATTAATCTCTTCTCTTAAATATCTAAAATGAAGGACTAAGGTGGTGACAAAAATTCAATAATAGATCAATTTTggcaacaataaatttttaggGCATTAATTTGAGAATACAATTTTTTGGAGGACTAATATGGTAATAGTTAAAATGTTTGGAGACTATTTTGGttatcaaattttttgaaaaactaacGTGATAACGTAGGTAACTTCAGAAGACCAAATTGAAGGTTTATTCAAGCAATAAAATAGTGCATCCTACAACAAAATAATGGATGGCTATATGAAATAGCATTTCGGTTATTTTGCCAGCCATTTAGCAATAAATTGGTTCAGCAGTTTCAGTTATGTATATGCTCCCATGTTTTCAGCACTCCCTACAATGAGAACTgcaaatgtaatttattttggaTAGAGAATAGCTGATCTAGTAGCACCAAAATGATTGGTAAGGCCACTATATTTGCTTCTCTTTGAGATGAGAAGAAATCTACTGGTCAAATTGTGATGATGAAAATGGAAGGTACCTGCAAAAACACTCCAACAACATAGTTAGCGGAGTAATAATGTATTGAAAGATGTGCTTACCTAGTGTCTTTGCATGTGATCAACTTATAGGACTCAAATGCGGCTAAGCCATCATCTGGATGTAAGTGAGTCACTGCTAGGATACTCGAGCTTGCTTATGAAGTAATCCTGTACGATGCAGGAGCTTCAAATCAAATGCAGCTAAGCCATCAACTGTTCTTATCAGAGTCTATGGGGGGTTGGCGCTCAAAGAATCACATTTGAAGTAAATGTCAAAATTGTGCCAAATCAAACAAAAGATGTACAGCGCAAACAATAACAAACAGGAAAATCCTACAAAAACCAAAGTTTCAGTATATTCAACTCTCTTTATTCTACAGTAACAACTAAATTAGGAGGCCCCAGGCTAGCTAAaccaaggaaaaatgaaatcaaattcCTGTCTCTACCACAAACAGGACCGTTTACTTAACAACATTTTAAAGCCAATATACAATTAAAATGGATCTATCTAATGTTCTTAATGCTACTGCTCCCAGactgaaaattttcattttgtaatgACACAGATATCTAAGTAAATAGAGCTAACAGAGATGCATTGGTATCGTGATAGCTAAATATCACTAATCACATTTGCCCAAGTAAGTAATACCCTTGTTTTCTTCCATATTTCTTTCTTCTGTAGTCTCAGATTCTTGCTGCAAAAATGCAAAATCATTTCCTTTTGTCTTGAAGTGGCGGGATTGAAAGCTGAATGTTTGATAACATCCTCCTCCTTATCTTCACTATTCTAGATTGTTGGTCAGCTGACATGCTTCCTTAAAGACATTCTAGTGatactaaaatatttatgaccTAGTAAGGCAATAATTCAATTAGTCCCAAATCAAAACTAGAGTGAAAATAACTAATGATTTCATGTTCAAGCTATGCTCTATTGATGCTACTGCAT includes these proteins:
- the LOC100815883 gene encoding nuclear transcription factor Y subunit B-8-like isoform X1 — protein: MSDAPASPSHESGGEQSPRGSLSGAAREQDRYLPIANISRIMKKALPPNGKIAKDAKDTMQECVSEFISFITSEASEKCQKEKRKTINGDDLLWAMATLGFEDYIEPLKVYLARYREAEGDTKGSARSGDGSARPDQVGLAGQNAQLVHQGSLNYIGLQVQPQHLVMPSMQGHE